One window from the genome of Engraulis encrasicolus isolate BLACKSEA-1 chromosome 16, IST_EnEncr_1.0, whole genome shotgun sequence encodes:
- the LOC134466330 gene encoding interferon-induced protein 44-like — MSAVTSRLTTAQEKRIRAMFGHARLSLLYKASIHGYNNANFHNKCNQQGSTLTIAYNNSGFIFGAYISKDYAQTGQNVVDEKAFLFSFDEKEQNPEPYRVASQNGKAAFTDGDTGPNFGSLIFLLNNAEAIHSAPGDFFTFDPNQMHGGNLQLLECEVYRVEECSALLPKPWRNVQWNPEERKGLMETITKWKPVISSVSQARVLLVGQVGAGKSSFFNSVCSVFKGYVSTQANTGTAGTSLTTQYRTYSISGGCNGNPVPIVLCDTMGMEDGLNAGLNTDDFIGVVKGNVPDRYQFNPAMPMQEETPGYRKSVTLTDKIHCVTFVIDTSKFKLLPDSMIEKFAALRKKANQLGVPVLVLMTKVDEACPLVKEDLKNVYQSHNVERTMREVAAQLGVSMTAVIPVKNYSDELDLDPHTDILLLNSVLKMLRMAEGFFDNIPREEDKIN, encoded by the exons ATGAGTGCTGTCACATCAAGACTGACAACTGCGCAAGAGAAGAGGATCCGTGCCATGTTTGGCCATGCCAGACTCAGCCTGCTATACAAAGCTAGCATCCATGGCTATAATAATGCCAACTTCCACAACAAGTGCAATCAACAAGGTTCTACCTTGACTATTGCATACAACAACTCAGGCTTCATTTTTGGAGCATACATTAGCAAAGATTACGCACAAACGGGTCAAAATGTTGTTGATGAAAAGGCCTTTTTGTTCAGCTTTGATGAGAAAGAGCAGAACCCTGAGCCGTACCGCGttgccagccaaaatggcaaggcTGCTTTCACAGATGGAGACACTGGTCCAAATTTTGGTTCTTTGATTTTTCTGCTGAACAATGCAGAAGCCATCCATAGTGCCCCTGGCGACTTCTTTACCTTTGACCCCAACCAGATGCATGGGGGGAATTTACAGCTCCTGGAATGTGAGGTCTACAGAGTTGAAG AGTGCAGTGCGCTGCTGCCAAAGCCATGGAGGAACGTCCAGTGGAATCCAGA agaaagGAAAGGCCTCATGGAGACGATCACAAAGTGGAAGCCTGTCATCAGTTCAGTGAGCCAGGCTCGAGTGCTGCTGGTTGGCCAAGTGGGGGCTGGGAAGTCGAGCTTCTTCAACTCTGTGTGTTCAGTCTTCAAGGGTTACGTGTCAACTCAGGCCAACACTGGCACTGCAGGAACCAGCCTGACCACACAG TACCGCACCTATTCCATCAGTGGAGGCTGCAATGGAAATCCTGTGCCAATTGTCCTGTGTGATACGATGGGCATGGAGGACGGATTAAATGCAGGATTAAATACGGATGACTTCATAGGAGTTGTCAAGGGAAATGTCCCTGACCGCTATCAG TTTAACCCTGCAATGCCCATGCAAGAAGAGACTCCTGGCTACCGCAAATCGGTGACACTGACGGATAAGATCCACTGTGTGACCTTTGTGATTGACACATCCAAATTCAAACTTCTTCCAGACAGCATGATTGAAAAATTTGCGGCTTTGCGCAAGAAGGCCAACCAGCTGG GTGTTCCTGTACTTGTGCTCATGACAAAGGTGGATGAGGCTTGCCCTTTGGTCAAAGAGGACCTGAAGAATGTTTACCAGAGCCATAATGTAGAGAGAACG ATGCGTGAGGTGGCTGCCCAGCTTGGAGTGTCCATGACCGCAGTCATTCCAGTGAAAAACTACAGTGATGAACTAGATCTGGACCCTCACACTGATATTCTGCTGCTTAACTCTGTACTCAAGATGCTTCGGATGGCAGAAGGTTTCTTTGACAATATCCCCAGAGAAGAGGATAAGATCAACTAG